ACGGATGTAAGACTGACAAAAGATGGGCAACTCGTAATTTTTCACGATGATAACCTAGAAAGAATAGTTGGGATTAAAGGGAAAATTGAGGAAATGACCCTTGAAGAAATCAAAAAACTAAAAACGAAAAAAGGAAATCCCATACCGACTCTCGATAAGGTGGTAGAATTCTTTAAGGATAAGCCAGGAGTTTACATTGAGTTTGAGATGAAAACCAATAAACCGATGTATTCGGAGGAAGATTTACAAAAATATTGTGATCAGCTCTATGAGAAAACATATTCAAATAAACCTGCTGGGTCAGATTACCTATTAACGTCTTTTGATAAAAGACCTTTGCAATATTTGAAAAAGACTTATCCAAAAGTAGACATGCTTTTTATTAAAGGTGAAGGATTGACACAAAAAGTAGTTGATGAAGCTAAAGAATTAGGAATCAACAGAATTGGAGCCAGCGTACATGGTACAACTAGAAATATGGTGATCGAAGCAAAGAAACAAGGAATCATAGTGAGCTTATGGCCAGGAAGATCAATTGATGATTTCCTTCTGGGAGTATATTTAGGTAGTGACTATTTATGTTCTGATGTGCCAATTTCGGTAACAGAATGGGTGAAAGAAAATGCTCCTGAAATCAAATTGAAATAAAAAAAATGGAAAAGCGAAACCTATTTCGCTTTTCCATTTATGTTTTTATTCGCAGACTGATTCTATGGAAGAGAATTCATTTGCTAAATGTTTAAGATATTGCTGATGGTAATTGTTGATCCTTTCAGCAGTTGCATTTTTTTCAACATCGTGCAAATGGAAACCAGGGATTCTTTCCATTCCCACAAATTGGTTCATTTTATGGAAGCCGTATAAGATGCCATTATCTACAGAAATTTGATCAAAGAATTCTCCTTCCAATGTAAAAGCGGTATCTGGAGCATTCCATGACGTGGTGGCCATATATTTTTTCCCATGCATTAAGCCCCCTTTTCCGTAATTTATTGCTGGGTTTTTTCTGCTTCTACCATCGCTAAAGTACATTCCATTTTGATGGCCAGCATTGAATACCTCATCAATATAAAATTTAAACTTATTCGGAACTTGAAACCACCAAATAGGCATATGATATACTATGATATCTGCCCATTTGAAATTTTCCACCTCTTCTAAGGGATCAAAATTATCGTTGATGTCTGTTACACGGACGTCATAACCATTTTGTTGAAAATAATTGCGCGTCCAATCTGTTATACTGCGATTTAATGCTCCTCCTGAATGTGAAAAGACTTGTCCTGCATTGATTATAAATATGTTCATATTTCTATCATTATAATTTGTGATAGGACAAAGTTCTATTACTTTTATGTATATTTAAAATAATTTAAGTTTGGTGTTTATATAATTAATATTATAGTTATGCGATGGAATTTAGAATGGCTGCGAACATTTAAAGCAATTTATGAAACAGGAACTTTGTCAGCTGCGGCTCAAGAATTATTTATTTCTCAACCTGGGGTTAGCCTCCATTTAAATTCCTTGGAATCGTTTACAGGAACAAAATTGTTTGACAGATCAGCAAGAAAAATGGTTCCTACAGAACGAGGTAAGATCCTTTATAATTTTATCCTTGAACCTTTAGGGAAATTGGAATTGGCAGAGGAACAATTTCATAAACGTTCACAAACTGAGCGCGCTACCATCTCAATTGGTATGTGCTTTGAAACCTTTCAGTATACATTGGAAGAACATGTAACAGAGTTGCCTTTTAATTTGATCATCAAATTTGGAGAATATGAACAAATGCAAGATGATTTGGATAATGGGTCATTGGATTTGATTGTTTCTTCACATAAGGGAAATCAGAAGAATTTGGAATATGAGCCATTTTCTAAAGAAAGAATTGTTTTAGTAGCTGGAAATAAAACAGACACCGTCGAATTAGAAAAGCTTTTAAAATCTGGGAAGCTAAAGGAGGCTTCTGCTTGGCTGAAGAAACAATTGTGGTATAGTACGGCTGCTGATATGGCTCACCTTAAACACTTCTGGATGAAGCATTTTGATGAACACACTGATTTTAGCCCGAACTATATCGTGCCGAATATATCTTCCATAATCCGTTGTCTGGGGAATTCTGAAGGATTTTCCGTAGTTCCTGATTTTCTATGTCAGGATGCTCTAGAGTCAGGAAAAATAAAACTGGTATATGAAGGAGATGACCCTCTGGAAAATATCCTATATTTTGGAACCCGGAAAAAAACTATCTATAAAAAAGAAATAGAAAAACTAGAAGAACTGTTGAGAGAAAAATGGTAAAACCTAAATTGAAATTTTTGAAACCGATATCATAACTGACGGTTATGTTTTGAGTTTATGATTTTTTTTTGTTAACTTATTTTAGAGAAAGCTATTTACAAGACTATTAAAAAAGGGTTTTTTGGAATCCAAAAAGAAAGGAGTAGGGCTTTGACTTTTAAATTGAAAGAAATTGATACACCTATTGAGGCCATAAAAAGAAGTGAGTTTCATAAAGTAAAAGAGTATTACAGAAAGAATGGTGTTAATAAAACCGATAGATTCAATAGGACATTATTATTAAATGCTGCACTATATGGAGAGCCGCAACTTGTAGAGTGGGCAATTCGGCAGCATGCAAACCTTAACCATCAAGATAAAAAAGGACTCAGCGTTTTGCATATTGCTGTTCAAAGCAACCAATTAGATTTGGTATCGTTATTACTTAAATCTGGAATTGAAGTTGATTTACAAGACCATTTTGGAAATACTGCCCTGTGGCGAGCAATGATGGATAATGTGGATATAAATATAATATATCTATTACTGCAGTATCGTGCTAACCCAGATTTGAAAAACAACTATGGTATTTCTGCAAGAGATCTCCTTTGCGACGAAAATAAAAATTGGGAAATCTTAAAGAAAATATTCGAAGAACCGGTGTCTTTTGGCAATTAAATTTCTTTTAATGCTATTGGATAATTCAAGGGTAAAAATAATTTACAATTTTGATAGTATAGAAGCGTGTAGTTTTGTTCTCTAGGAATTCATTTGATAAATATCGATGGACCAAAAGAAATTCTCCTAAAGTGAAACAGGCAAATAATTTGATTTATCTGTGTTTGTTTGTAATATGGTCCTGCCATTTTTTAATGACAGCACATGTTTCGTAAGCTTCCTGCTTTACGAATTGTTTGAGCAGCGATTCAAGTGTTAGGATAAATTCATCCATATGAATGAAATTTCCTTCTTCATCACGATAATCAGAAAGAATATCTAATAGAAAACAATGGGTTTCGAACTCACGGAATTTGTTCTGATAATTACGGTCTGCTTTAAGCCATAACTTTTCAAGTTGAAAGCCAGACTTAATGTGTAGATGACAGGCGTCTTCATACTCAGATCGATGGGTCTTGAGTTCCTTCTTCATTTTCTCGACACTAGTTTGCAGGTTATCATATAGCGATGATAAATGAATCTGCACTTCTCGTTGTTTTGAAATAAGTGGCATAATGTTGTTATTTTGCTCGCACGATTTTCAACAAGTATAATCTCATTTTGTTTTAATAATTTGTTGATTATATGTGAATTAAATAATTATGTCGGTTATACTGGTTTAAAAGGAATATATTTGGTTTATGAATGAAGTTAAGATAAATGGTTTAAAATTGGAAATTTGTTCCAATTCAATTTTCTCAGCAAAGCAGGCACAGGCTGGTGGAGCAAGTAGAATTGAGTTGTGTCAGAACTTAGAAAATGGAGGAACAACGCCATCTTATGGGCAGATCAAATTGACAAGAGAAAGCTTAAATATCGGTGTACATGTTTTAATAAGGCCAAGAACCGGTGATTTCCTTTATAACGATGATGAATTCAATGAAATCCGTCAAGATATTATTTATTGCAAAGAAGCGGGATGTGACGGAGTTGTTATTGGAATATTGAATGCTGATGGTTCTGTTGATAAAGAAAGAATGAAAATTTTGGTAACAGAAGCTAAACCAATGTGTGTTGTATTCCATCGGGCATTTGATCGCTGCAAAGATCCAATGCAGGCATTGGAAGATATCATAGAATTGGGATGTGACCGGATATTGACTTCAGGACAACAGAATACTGCATGGGAGGGAAGGGATCTTCTGAAGAGGCTAGTTCAGCAAGCTGGGGATAGAATAGAAATAATGCCAGGCTCTGGAGTTGATGCTGCGAATGTAACAGCAATTTTAAATTACACGGGTGCCAAAAGCATTCATTCTTCAGCAAAAGTGATTGAGAAATCAAAAATGGAATTTAAAATGGATGCTGTGAGTGGGATGGATGAGGACGAAATTTATAGTTCTCAAGCAAAGGTTGAGGAGATTGTAGCCCAAATAAAAAGCCTGTAGATATTCTACAGGCTTTTTTATGTTGTTGTTAAACTTATTTAGCGTCTGCTGAAAGTTTATCTAAGATTGCGTCATTCTTAGTGATTTGGCTGTTTTTCGGCATTTTGCTTTTTGAACCTGGTTCAATATTACGGCCAAGCTTTAAAAACTGTACTTCAACGCGTGCAACAGTTTTATTTCTTCTATCTTTTCTTTTTAAACGTGTAACTCCCATTGTGATAAAATATTTTTAATTGTTATTAACGAGGTCGGAAGCGGATTCGAACCGCTGTAGGAGGTTTTGCAGACCTCAGCCTAGCCACTCGGCCATCCGACCCTTTACCCTTACAGGCATGCAAAAATAGGATTAAATTTTAAAATAAAAAAACCTTTTTCGCTTTTTGTTTAGGTATTTCTTCTTAACCTCTCTAAGGCATTGATTTTTAATTTAATTAATTGGATCTAGTGAATACCATAAGATGAAAATAAAATTTATTGAAAAATAAACACTTGATTATAAATGTTTTAATAAGGTATTTGTTTAAAATTTTCATTTTGGTCTAAACTTTGCAAGTCTTGCAGTGTCTCAACTACAATTAATGAGACCATTAAATAAGAAAAAATAAAAAGAATATGAAAAAATTATTACTTACTATGGGTGCTGCATTTTTATTAGCAGCTGGAGCACAAGCTCAAACTAGCTACGGATTAAAAGCTGGTGTTAACTTAGGTAAATATTCAAACCTGGGTTCAGATCAAAGCAATAACGTGTCTTTTCACGTAACAGGTTTTGCTGATATTCCAGTAGCATCTCAGTTCTCTATCCAACCAGGTGTTTCATTACAAGGTAAAGGAACTAAATTTACTGGATCATTAGATAACTCTAGTGCAGAGTATACTAGAAATGTAATGTCTCTTGAAGTTCCTGTAAATGCGGTATATTATATTCCAGCTGGTGCAGGTAACGTTTTCTTGGGTGCTGGTCCTTATGTAGGATTCAATATTTCAGGTAAAGACAAATTAAAAGGAGATTTAGCTGGATATACTGGTGAAACTGAATGGGATTTAGAATTTTCAGGAGATAATAAAGATATGAATCTTATTGATGCTGGTGTTAACTTCCTAGGTGGTTACAAATTCAACAATGGATTATTAATCAACGCTGGTTATGGTTTAGGGTTAACAAATCTTAATCCTGGAGATGGCGATAATATCAATAGCCGTACCTTATCATTCGGTCTTGGTTTCCAATTCTAAGCAAATTGAAAAGGCTTAATCGCCTTAGTGAATAAATAAAGGGCAATCCGTTAGGGTTGCCTTTTTTTTTTGTGCTTGTAACATTTAATGCCCTCAAATGTTATTTTGCGTCTGCTGATTAAATAATTGAAAAATTAAATGATTTCAAATATTTTAATAAAATAATTAATTGAATTTTTTAAAATTTTATAATAAAATCTTTATAGTAAATAATAGCATTCAATTTATTGTTAATTATTTTGAAAATATAATAAAAGTAAATTACATTTACTTTATTAACAATAAATTATGATTTATGAAAAAAGTTTTATTATGGGCGATCCTATGTGGATTTGCGATTCCTGGAGCTATGGCTCAGACAGGATTTGGTCTAAAGGCTGGAGTCAACATGGCAAAAATGACTATTGAAGTTGAAAAAGGAGTGAAGACTCCTAGTCATGTGTCCTATTTTGTCACTGCATTCGCTGATTTACCTTTAGCTGACCAATTTTCAATTCAACCAGGCTTGTCTTTGCAAGGAAAGGGTGCTAAAGCATCTATTAAAGAAGGTGAGAACGAAGCTTCCATTCGTACAAATCTTATGTCGATAGAAATTCCCGTAAACGCTGTATATTATATACCTGCAGGTTCTGGAAAAGTATTTATTGGTGCCGGACCTTACATTGGATACAATATCAGTGGAAAGTACAAGGAAACGGTAAATGGTAAAAGCGCAGAAGAGAAAATTAAATTTTCAGGGAAGGATAAAGATATGAAACCACTTGATTTTGGTATTAATGCTATGATAGGGTATAAGCTTTTTAGTGGACTATTGATTAATGCTGGTTATGGATTAGGGCTTGCAGATTTGAATGTTGATAAGGAGGAAAAAGCACTATCAAATAGAGTATTTTCTATAGGTGTTGGATTCCAATTTTAACCTGAATTTTGCTAAATAAAAAGAGAAGGACTCGCTTAGGCGAGTCTTTCTCTTTTACTGCAAAATTATCCTGTGTGAAATATTGTTAATTAACAGTTTGGTAACATTTATTTGTGGTTAGGTATAATACTTTTGGGTTCACATTATAAATAATCATTATGAAAAGAATTTTATTTTCAATGGCAATTGGCGCCTTGTCCATCTGTGCCTTACACGCTCAAACTACTTATGGTCTAAAAGCTGGAATGAATCTATCAAAGGTCTCCAATCTAGAAGATCAAAAGTTCAACCCCTCTTACTTTATAACTGGTTTTGCAGACATTCCTTTGTCTTCTCAATTCTCTATTCAGCCGGGAGTATCCTTGCAAAGGAAAGGTGCAAAATTTCAATCAGCAGGTTTTAACTGGGATCAAACTCCTATGGAAGACTACAAATCAACATTAAATACGATGTCTATTGAGATTCCTGTAAATGCTGTATACTATGTTCCAGTCGGAAATGGGAAAATGTTTATTTCTGCTGGACCTTACCTTGGATATAACATCAGTGGCAAAATCAAAGATTCTGGTCCCAATGGCGAAAGTGAACGTGATGTCAACTTCAGTGGAAACGACAAAAACATGAATAGACTAGATGCCGGCCTTAATTTTGGCCTAGGTTATAAGCTTTTTAATGGAATATTGTTCCAAGCAGGTTATGGCCTAGGTTTAAGCGATCTAAACGCCTCCAAGAACAGTAAATCCTTCTCCAATCGAACCATTAATTTCGGAGTAGGATTTCAGTTTTGAGTTTAGATATGAGATGTGAGATATGAGATATGGGATAGAAGGGGGGATGGCGATATGAGAATTGAGAAATAAATTTCCCAGTTAATATCTCAAATCTCATATTTCATGCAACATAAAGTACGAAACTTATAAAACTTCATTTAAATACAATTTAAAATACATTTTGGTCTAAAATTAAATTATGAATCATGAAAACAATTTTATCAGTTCTAGGATTTTCCTTTATTTCCATTTTTGCAGCGAATGCTCAAACTACTTATGGTTTAAAAGCAGGAATGAATTTTTCCAAGATTACGGAGCGTAAATTCCAAAATTACACTCCTTCTTATTTTGTTACCGGATTTGCAGAATTTCCCCTGACATCCCGCTTGTCCATTCAACCAGGTTTGTCCTTACAGGGAAAAGGTTCTAAAACAATTGCTCCAGGTTCTATCATGGATCCTGATATAAAGGGGGATTATAAAGGGACTATGAATACCATGTCCATTGAAATTCCTATAAATATGATTTATTATGTTCCTGTTGGTTATGGCGATATCTTTCTTTCGGCAGGTCCATATATTGGCTATAATATTTCAGGAAAAATAAAGGAATCAAATTATGAGCCAGGTTCGACTCAAGAAAGGTCATCAGACATCAAATTCAGTGGAAATAATAAATACATGAACAGGATAGATGCCGGTGTTAATTTTGGTTTAGGTTATAAATTGAAAAATGGCCTTTTATTTCAAGCTGGATATGGACTCGGATTAACAGATCTAAATGGAATAAAGAATGTTTCATTACCTTCTTCCTCATATAGAACATTTAATTTCGGTGTAGGATTTCAGTTTTGAGATTAGATATGGATATCGATATGAGATATGAGATGTGAGATTTGCGATAGAAAGGGTATTAGTATTTATTAAAGGAGATATGAGATATGTGATATGAGATGTGAGATAGAAAGGGTATTAGTATTTGTGACAGGATATGCGATATTGATGTGAGATGTGCGATAGAAAGTATGCTTTGGAAAATAAGAGTTGAGAAATAATTTTCCGGTTAATATCTCAAATCTCATATCTCAAATCTCGATAAGAAAAAAACAAAAGAGCCCATTTTTCAATGGGCTCTTAGTTTTTTTCTTATCGAAATCTATCACACTTTGATTTCAACTTCTACACCTGAAGGTAATTCTAATTTCATCAACGCATCAACAGTTTTTGAGTTAGATGAGTAGATGTCTAACAATCTCTTGTAAGAACACAATTGGAATTGCTCACGTGCTTTTTTGTTAACGTGTGGAGAACGTAAAACTGTATAGATTTTTTTCTCAGTAGGCAATGGAATAGGACCACTAACAACTGCACCTGTAGGTTTTACTGTTTTTACGATTTTCTCAGCTGATTTGTCAACCAAGTTGTAATCGTATGATTTCAATTTGATTCTGATTCTTTGGCTCATTATATATTTTGTTTTTAAGATGATCCCTGATTAGAGCTATTAACAACCAGGGATCGGTTTATTTTAATTCTAAAGATTAATCTTCTAGACCTTTAACTTTTCCTTTTGCTTTTGAGATCACATCTTCTTGTACGTTACGAGGAGCGTCTTCGTAGTGATCAAATTCCATTGTAGAAGTTGCACGGCCAGAAGTGATCGTACGTAACTGAGTTACATATCCGAACATTTCAGAAAGTGGTACTAATGCTTTGATTACTTGAGCACCATTACGTGAATCCAAACCTTGCATTTGACCACGACGACGGTTCAAGTCACCCATTACATCACCCATGTTTTCCTCTGGAGTCAATACTTCAACTTTCATGATAGGCTCCATTAATACTGGAGAACATTTAGGAAGTGCTGCACGGTAAGCCATCTTAGCTGCTAATTCGAAAGATAATGAGTCTGAATCGACTGCGTGGAATGAACCATCAATCAAACGAACTTTCATACCTGACAATTGGTAACCTGCTAAAACACCATTTTTCATGGAAACTTCGAATCCTTTTTGAACTGAAGGGATATATTCTTTAGGAATAGATCCACCTACGATTTCATTTACGAATTGAAGAGGGTTTTTAACAACATCCCAATCCTCATCTGCAGGAGAGATAACAACTTTGATATCCGCGAATTTACCACGACCACCTGATTGTTTTTTGTAAACCTCACGGTGTTCAGTAGTTCCGTTGATAGACTCTTTGTAAGCAACTTGAGGAGCACCTTGGTTTACCTCAACTTTGAACTCACGTCTCAAACGGTCGATCAAGATATCTAAGTGAAGCTCACCCATACCTGAAATAACTGTTTGACCAGTGTCTTCGTCAGTTTTTACTACGAATGTAGGATCCTCTTCAGCTAATTTGCTAAGTCCGATACCTAATTTATCTACGTCAGCTTGAGTTTTAGGCTCGATCGCTAAACCAATAACCGGCTCAGGGAAAACCATTGATTCAAGAACGATAGGGTTTTTCTCGTCACATAAAGTATCACCAGTTTTGATGTCTTTGAAACCAACAACAGCACCGATGTCACCAGCACCAATTCTTTCGATTGGGTTTTGTTTGTTCGCGTGCATTTGGAAGATACGAGAGATACGCTCTTTGTTGCCTGAACGAGTGTTCAATACATAAGAACCAGCATCTAATACTCCTGAATAAACACGAGTGAAACATAAACGACCTACGAATGGGTCAGTAGCGATTTTGAAACCTAAAGCTGCGAATGGCTCAGACTCAGATGGCTTACGAACAATCTCTTCGCCAGTACGAGGGTCAGTACCTTTAACAGCCTCTTGATCCAATGGTGAAGGCAATAACTCCATAACGAAGTCAAGCATAGTTTGAACACCTTTGTTTTTGAAAGATGAACCACAAACCATAGGAACAATTGCATTATCTAAAACTGCTTTACGTAAAGCGTCTAAGATTTCGCGCTCTGTCAATGAATCTGGATCTTCGAAGAATTTCTCCATCAAAGACTCATCATATCCAGCAACAGCTTCTAATAATTTCTCACGGTATTCAGCAACCTCTTCCAACATATCCTCAGGAATTGGAACCTCAGTAAAGGTCATACCTTTATCAGCTTCATTCCAAACGATACCACGGTTGTTGATTAAGTCAACAACACCTTCGAAGTTATCTTCAGCACCGATAGGTAATTGAAGAGCTACTGCATCAGAACCTAACATTTCTTTTACTTGCTTAACTACTTTTAAGAAGTCAGCACCAGAACGGTCCATTTTATTTACGAAACCTATACGAGGAACTTTGTATCCATCCGCTAAACGCCAGTTAGTCTCCGATTGAGGCTCAACACCATCAACCGCAGAGAACAAGAATACAAGACCATCAAGTACACGTAATGAACGGTTTACTTCTACAGTAAAGTCAACGTGTCCTGGAGTGTCAATAACGTTTACTTGGTATTTTTTGTTACGGTAGTTCCAGAATACAGTTACAGCTGCAGAGGTAATCGTGATACCACGCTCTTGCTCTTGTGCCATCCAGTCAGTTGTAGCAGAACCTTCGTGAGTTTCTCCCAACTTGTGGTTTACACCAGAGTAGAATAATATACGCTCTGTAGTTGTTGTTTTACCAGCATCGATGTGTGCAGCGATACCAATATTTCTTACTAATTTTAAATCTTTTGCCATGTTATTTATTGCAGTTTGCCTATTGGCTGATTG
The Sphingobacterium daejeonense genome window above contains:
- a CDS encoding glycerophosphodiester phosphodiesterase, translated to MIFLFAFIPEGFSQKAEVKLFAHRAGAHEYDENTISAFKATYEKGMRGYETDVRLTKDGQLVIFHDDNLERIVGIKGKIEEMTLEEIKKLKTKKGNPIPTLDKVVEFFKDKPGVYIEFEMKTNKPMYSEEDLQKYCDQLYEKTYSNKPAGSDYLLTSFDKRPLQYLKKTYPKVDMLFIKGEGLTQKVVDEAKELGINRIGASVHGTTRNMVIEAKKQGIIVSLWPGRSIDDFLLGVYLGSDYLCSDVPISVTEWVKENAPEIKLK
- a CDS encoding NAD(P)H-dependent oxidoreductase, encoding MNIFIINAGQVFSHSGGALNRSITDWTRNYFQQNGYDVRVTDINDNFDPLEEVENFKWADIIVYHMPIWWFQVPNKFKFYIDEVFNAGHQNGMYFSDGRSRKNPAINYGKGGLMHGKKYMATTSWNAPDTAFTLEGEFFDQISVDNGILYGFHKMNQFVGMERIPGFHLHDVEKNATAERINNYHQQYLKHLANEFSSIESVCE
- a CDS encoding LysR family transcriptional regulator; protein product: MRWNLEWLRTFKAIYETGTLSAAAQELFISQPGVSLHLNSLESFTGTKLFDRSARKMVPTERGKILYNFILEPLGKLELAEEQFHKRSQTERATISIGMCFETFQYTLEEHVTELPFNLIIKFGEYEQMQDDLDNGSLDLIVSSHKGNQKNLEYEPFSKERIVLVAGNKTDTVELEKLLKSGKLKEASAWLKKQLWYSTAADMAHLKHFWMKHFDEHTDFSPNYIVPNISSIIRCLGNSEGFSVVPDFLCQDALESGKIKLVYEGDDPLENILYFGTRKKTIYKKEIEKLEELLREKW
- a CDS encoding ankyrin repeat domain-containing protein, which codes for MKEIDTPIEAIKRSEFHKVKEYYRKNGVNKTDRFNRTLLLNAALYGEPQLVEWAIRQHANLNHQDKKGLSVLHIAVQSNQLDLVSLLLKSGIEVDLQDHFGNTALWRAMMDNVDINIIYLLLQYRANPDLKNNYGISARDLLCDENKNWEILKKIFEEPVSFGN
- a CDS encoding copper homeostasis protein CutC; its protein translation is MNEVKINGLKLEICSNSIFSAKQAQAGGASRIELCQNLENGGTTPSYGQIKLTRESLNIGVHVLIRPRTGDFLYNDDEFNEIRQDIIYCKEAGCDGVVIGILNADGSVDKERMKILVTEAKPMCVVFHRAFDRCKDPMQALEDIIELGCDRILTSGQQNTAWEGRDLLKRLVQQAGDRIEIMPGSGVDAANVTAILNYTGAKSIHSSAKVIEKSKMEFKMDAVSGMDEDEIYSSQAKVEEIVAQIKSL
- a CDS encoding spore protein, with the translated sequence MGVTRLKRKDRRNKTVARVEVQFLKLGRNIEPGSKSKMPKNSQITKNDAILDKLSADAK
- a CDS encoding porin family protein, with translation MKKLLLTMGAAFLLAAGAQAQTSYGLKAGVNLGKYSNLGSDQSNNVSFHVTGFADIPVASQFSIQPGVSLQGKGTKFTGSLDNSSAEYTRNVMSLEVPVNAVYYIPAGAGNVFLGAGPYVGFNISGKDKLKGDLAGYTGETEWDLEFSGDNKDMNLIDAGVNFLGGYKFNNGLLINAGYGLGLTNLNPGDGDNINSRTLSFGLGFQF
- a CDS encoding porin family protein, which gives rise to MKKVLLWAILCGFAIPGAMAQTGFGLKAGVNMAKMTIEVEKGVKTPSHVSYFVTAFADLPLADQFSIQPGLSLQGKGAKASIKEGENEASIRTNLMSIEIPVNAVYYIPAGSGKVFIGAGPYIGYNISGKYKETVNGKSAEEKIKFSGKDKDMKPLDFGINAMIGYKLFSGLLINAGYGLGLADLNVDKEEKALSNRVFSIGVGFQF
- a CDS encoding porin family protein, which produces MKRILFSMAIGALSICALHAQTTYGLKAGMNLSKVSNLEDQKFNPSYFITGFADIPLSSQFSIQPGVSLQRKGAKFQSAGFNWDQTPMEDYKSTLNTMSIEIPVNAVYYVPVGNGKMFISAGPYLGYNISGKIKDSGPNGESERDVNFSGNDKNMNRLDAGLNFGLGYKLFNGILFQAGYGLGLSDLNASKNSKSFSNRTINFGVGFQF
- a CDS encoding porin family protein — encoded protein: MKTILSVLGFSFISIFAANAQTTYGLKAGMNFSKITERKFQNYTPSYFVTGFAEFPLTSRLSIQPGLSLQGKGSKTIAPGSIMDPDIKGDYKGTMNTMSIEIPINMIYYVPVGYGDIFLSAGPYIGYNISGKIKESNYEPGSTQERSSDIKFSGNNKYMNRIDAGVNFGLGYKLKNGLLFQAGYGLGLTDLNGIKNVSLPSSSYRTFNFGVGFQF
- the rpsJ gene encoding 30S ribosomal protein S10, with amino-acid sequence MSQRIRIKLKSYDYNLVDKSAEKIVKTVKPTGAVVSGPIPLPTEKKIYTVLRSPHVNKKAREQFQLCSYKRLLDIYSSNSKTVDALMKLELPSGVEVEIKV
- the fusA gene encoding elongation factor G, with the protein product MAKDLKLVRNIGIAAHIDAGKTTTTERILFYSGVNHKLGETHEGSATTDWMAQEQERGITITSAAVTVFWNYRNKKYQVNVIDTPGHVDFTVEVNRSLRVLDGLVFLFSAVDGVEPQSETNWRLADGYKVPRIGFVNKMDRSGADFLKVVKQVKEMLGSDAVALQLPIGAEDNFEGVVDLINNRGIVWNEADKGMTFTEVPIPEDMLEEVAEYREKLLEAVAGYDESLMEKFFEDPDSLTEREILDALRKAVLDNAIVPMVCGSSFKNKGVQTMLDFVMELLPSPLDQEAVKGTDPRTGEEIVRKPSESEPFAALGFKIATDPFVGRLCFTRVYSGVLDAGSYVLNTRSGNKERISRIFQMHANKQNPIERIGAGDIGAVVGFKDIKTGDTLCDEKNPIVLESMVFPEPVIGLAIEPKTQADVDKLGIGLSKLAEEDPTFVVKTDEDTGQTVISGMGELHLDILIDRLRREFKVEVNQGAPQVAYKESINGTTEHREVYKKQSGGRGKFADIKVVISPADEDWDVVKNPLQFVNEIVGGSIPKEYIPSVQKGFEVSMKNGVLAGYQLSGMKVRLIDGSFHAVDSDSLSFELAAKMAYRAALPKCSPVLMEPIMKVEVLTPEENMGDVMGDLNRRRGQMQGLDSRNGAQVIKALVPLSEMFGYVTQLRTITSGRATSTMEFDHYEDAPRNVQEDVISKAKGKVKGLED